From Debaryomyces hansenii CBS767 chromosome C complete sequence, a single genomic window includes:
- a CDS encoding DEHA2C05456p (similar to uniprot|P38217 Saccharomyces cerevisiae YBR017C KAP104 Transportin) translates to MSWTADPEALEQLKHIFKGTLSSNNQERSLANDALIQARQQPEIENYLFDILIMDNTARSDVRAAAGINLKNSILKNDNPNHIKNRQYLLENILKGLMVHDNMVRNITGNVITSLFSNFGIEGWPQALPQLIELASLNSPDGTYIAQEAAMGALSKICEDSALSLDREFNGERPLNFMISNFLKLATNPQSGKIRSLSIHCINQFIPLKTQSFLIHLDEFLQKLFELATDSNNEVRRNICTSFSMVLETRPDKIMPHLDGVINYCLHLMQDSDEEVALEACEFLLALSTSPETESDKNLFNPKLKIILPTLLQKMVYSQEEIFYMELIDEKDNADIADKDEDIKPQTAKSKDSHTAATNHEHKKDTKQPDFDDDTDSEFEDEDDEDSEIDQWSLRKCSAATLDILSLNFPEEVLQVSLPILQEHIVSPEWPVREAAILAFGAISKSCIELSRDKLPTLVPFLVDRLQDQEPRVRQITCWTLSRFSTWVAEEAHEGGQYANYFQPTFQSIVTCALDNKKVVQEAACSALSSFIEESDVSLIEFYLDPLLDHFAKCFQTYQRKNLIILYDCVQTFVEKMGYEKLSSKPDYINTLLPPLLHKWQILDDNDTALWPLLECMASIAATLGELFAPYAIPVYERAIKILSNCIELDQQCQTDALIDAPEKDFMVTSLDLIDGLIQGFGQHSIELIQQHGTNLMDLIMICFEDHTDDVRQSAYALLGDLAIFTLEATVKPYLQPIFISIGNEINNRTFNSFPVYNNAIWALGEIAMRLTYDEIKPYLSNLVDLVIPVLNSSDTQQTVLENAAICLGRMGLNGGSEVISPRLSEFILQWCSQMLYLVDNNEKETGFQGMLNIVNGNPDQGFGGLSNQQGKKNLAIFFVCIGNYLEPPESLKNMFGHLLVSYKNMIGNEIWETQIMCHIDQETRHYLRSAYGI, encoded by the coding sequence ATGTCGTGGACAGCTGATCCAGAAGCTTTAGAGCAATTAAAGCATATTTTTAAAGGCACATTATCGTCAAATAACCAAGAAAGAAGTTTAGCAAATGATGCATTAATCCAAGCAAGACAACAACCTGAGATTGAGAACTATCTATTTGACATCTTAATTATGGATAATACTGCTAGATCCGACGTGAGAGCAGCAGCAGGtattaatttaaagaacagtattttaaagaatgaTAACCCAAATCACATTAAGAACCGACAATATCTCTTGgagaatatattaaaagGATTAATGGTTCATGATAACATGGTGAGAAATATCACAGGTAATGTCATCACgtctttattttctaacTTTGGAATCGAAGGATGGCCTCAAGCATTACCCCAACTCATTGAATTAGCAAGTCTTAATTCCCCTGATGGCACGTATATTGCTCAAGAAGCAGCCATGGGTGCTTTGAGTAAAATATGTGAAGATAGTGCATTATCGTTAGATCGTGAATTCAACGGGGAAAGACCTTTGAACTTTATGATCTCcaactttttgaaattagCCACTAACCCACAAAGCGGTAAAATCAGATCCTTGTCGATACATTGTATTAATCAGTTTATTCCATTAAAGACACAATCATTTTTAATCCATTTAGATGAATTTCTACAAAAATTGTTTGAGTTAGCAACAGATTCTAATAACGAAGTAAGGAGGAATATTTGTACGTCTTTTTCAATGGTCTTAGAAACAAGGCCTGACAAGATTATGCCCCACCTAGATGGTGTTATTAATTATTGTTTACATTTAATGCAAGATTCTGATGAGGAGGTCGCCCTTGAGGCCTGTGAATTCCTATTAGCATTGTCAACGTCTCCAGAAACTGAATCAGATAAAAACCTTTTCAATCCgaagttgaagataatattaCCGACCTTATTGCAAAAGATGGTATATTcccaagaagaaattttctATATGGAATTGATCGACGAAAAAGACAATGCTGATATTGCtgataaagatgaagatatcaaaCCCCAAACCGcaaaatcaaaagattCTCACACTGCAGCCACTAATCATGAGCATAAAAAAGATACCAAACAACCTGATTTTGATGACGATACTGACtctgaatttgaagatgaagatgatgaggatCTGGAAATAGATCAATGGAGTTTAAGAAAATGCTCTGCAGCTACCCTCGATATATTGTCTCTCAATTTTCCAGAAGAAGTATTACAGGTTTCCTTACCAATATTACAAGAGCATATTGTTTCTCCAGAATGGCCAGTTCGTGAGGCTGCTATACTTGCGTTTGGTGCTATAAGCAAAAGCTGTATTGAATTATCTAGAGATAAATTACCGACTTTAGTTCCGTTTTTAGTTGACAGATTGCAGGATCAAGAACCAAGAGTGAGACAAATAACATGTTGGACCTTATCAAGGTTTTCTACATGGGTTGCTGAAGAAGCACATGAAGGCGGTCAGTATGCAAATTACTTCCAGCCAACTTTCCAATCTATTGTAACATGTGCTTTAGATAACAAAAAGGTGGTCCAGGAAGCTGCATGTTCCGCATTGTCTTCgttcattgaagaatctgATGTTTCATTGATTGAATTCTATTTGGACCCATTGTTAGACCATTTCGCAAAGTGTTTCCAGACATACCAACGTAAAAacttaattatattatatgattGTGTTCAAACATTTGTTGAGAAAATGGGGTATGAAAAGTTATCCTCCAAGCCTGACTACATCAATACTTTATTACCCCCATTATTACATAAATGGCAAATTTTGGATGATAATGACACAGCATTATGGCCATTATTAGAATGTATGGCATCCATAGCTGCTACATTAGGTGAATTATTCGCTCCATATGCTATACCTGTATATGAAAGAGCTATTAAAATATTGTCAAACTGTATTGAATTAGACCAACAGTGCCAGACTGATGCCTTAATTGATGCTCCAGAAAAGGATTTTATGGTGACATCATTAGACTTAATAGATGGTTTAATTCAAGGGTTTGGTCAACATTCCATCGAGTTGATACAGCAACATGGAACTAATTTGATGGACTTGATTATGATTTGTTTTGAAGATCATACGGATGATGTGAGGCAATCGGCATATGCATTGTTAGGTGACTTGGCCATTTTCACACTCGAGGCTACAGTTAAACCATATTTGCAACCAATATTCATTAGCATTGGAAAcgaaatcaataatagaacctttaattctttccCTGTATACAATAATGCTATATGGGCATTGGGTGAAATAGCTATGAGATTGACATATGACGAGATCAAGCCATATTTAAGTAATTTAGTTGACTTGGTTATCCCTGTTTTGAATAGTTCTGACACCCAGCAAACAGTGTTGGAAAATGCTGCTATTTGTCTTGGTAGAATGGGTCTTAATGGAGGATCAGAAGTGATCTCACCAAGACTTTCTGAGTTCATACTTCAATGGTGCTCGCAGATGTTATATTTAGTGGACAacaatgaaaaagaaaccGGCTTTCAGGGTATGCTTAATATAGTCAATGGAAACCCTGATCAAGGATTTGGTGGTTTGTCAAATCAACAGGGTAAGAAGAATTTAgctattttttttgtatgTATTGGTAATTATTTGGAACCTCCAGAATCGTTGAAGAATATGTTTGGTCACTTGCTAGTTAGCtataaaaatatgattggaaatgaaatttgGGAAACTCAAATAATGTGTCATATTGACCAAGAAACAAGGCACTACCTTAGAAGTGCTTACGGAATttaa
- a CDS encoding DEHA2C05478p (weakly similar to uniprot|P27637 Saccharomyces cerevisiae YAR014c FUN2) has translation MDSDQPHNDTLLATNRLLSDLERKLSIVSNTSSSSNQTQQSHSSSIIVDRNFSGIGRQNIQSSVLQYIKANEDEFNPNELFEERQHKFLTKLGRTYNDDKFVSTNDQNNYVTNFESKNDDVHENNIKGKNGQNDGNIHNSEETEKQSQNGSHFNVTPEMNYDDEDDTYVDEGDGNEKMFFEDDDDDLLLSPEPPRSPPREIDPDKVYGLYDFSGPDPSHCTLSRDEPVYLLNDEDNYWCLIKKLSKEERMAVISSRRNGSEVIPKDPFEDEEYEKIGFVPAECLETYGERLARLNCFKNEELEKMSRENHDNDDSIQILDIEPSGLDNNSAQSNMSQDSTHTTDLERRNTKTNKSVTFEDLGILDFYDQEEDDGNKENNEFGQHLLTVSHDELQSLSLPQNDEDKISEVLSDVYPNEMPLIINKNSDKRALTAMKARGKAPVKDEKAKNESQSTNIIPHSPEVIEISDIDDDAEISHAIHINKETSNTPSENNNNSNNNKSSNIGEKEGQDTSNGKNSDENEMDEIIFNNPYTEFTKPPIFNKKQQDNSSIGSFSPDTPPQRKKFSSSNLGLDEQDEQDASDDEANSSSIRRSNILDRLNKITSDIQEQLNLNDFDYESYNNDTDFLQDLKSSTNSSDPKDLNQNLEKDNDDEYSFDDYDDYDDYEDDYYYRNESEPDEQRDSDGVGIITPLTSSNSLTNGMVPSKTDISEKRKSKPVHDMFIPVLGKFDSLAEKLAELDELI, from the coding sequence ATGGATTCAGATCAACCCCATAACGACACTTTATTGGCCACAAATAGGCTACTATCAGATTTAGAACggaaattatcaatagtGTCTAATACATCCTCGTCATCAAACCAAACCCAACAGTCGCATAGCTCATCAATAATAGTTGatagaaatttttcaggGATAGGAAgacaaaatattcaatcaAGTGTACTCCAGTATATTAAGGCAAACGAGGATGAATTTAATCCTAATGAGTTATTTGAAGAGAGACAACATAAATTTTTAACAAAACTTGGCAGGACCTATAATGACGATAAATTTGTATCGACAAATGACCAGAATAACTACGTTACTAATTTTGAGTCTAAAAATGACGATGTtcatgaaaataatataaaagGAAAAAATGGGCAAAATGATGGTAATATTCACAATTCAGAAGAAACCGAAAAACAATCGCAGAATGGGTCCCATTTTAATGTTACACCAGAAATGAACTacgatgatgaagacgataCATACGTTGATGAGGGTGATGGCAACGAAAAAATGttttttgaagatgatgatgatgacttGTTGTTATCCCCAGAACCACCAAGATCCCCTCCGAGGGAAATTGATCCTGATAAAGTATACGGGCTATATGATTTTTCAGGGCCTGATCCTCTGCATTGTACATTATCAAGAGATGAACCTGTTTATTTGCTAAACGACGAAGATAACTATTGGTGCTTAATCAAAAAActttcaaaagaagaaagaatggCAGTTATTTCTCTGAGACGGAATGGTAGTGAAGTGATTCCTAAAGATCCGTTTGAGGACGaggaatatgaaaaaattggatTTGTTCCCGCTGAATGTCTTGAAACTTATGGAGAAAGACTCGCTAGACTCAATTGTtttaagaatgaagaacTAGAAAAGATGTCTAGAGAGAACCatgataatgatgactCTATTCAAATTTTAGATATTGAGCCAAGTGGTttggataataattctgCACAATCAAACATGTCACAAGACAGTACACACACCACTGATCTAGAAAGACGAAATACCAAGACTAATAAATCTGTTACCTTTGAGGATTTAGGAATATTAGATTTCTACgatcaagaagaagatgacgggaataaagaaaataatgaatttggCCAACATCTATTGACAGTTTCTCATGATGAATTACAATCCTTATCTTTGCCtcaaaatgatgaagacaaAATCTCAGAGGTATTAAGTGATGTTTACCCAAACGAGATGCCTTTGATAATTAACAAAAATAGTGATAAAAGAGCATTGACAGCAATGAAGGCAAGAGGCAAAGCACCAGTAAAAGATGAAAAGGCTAAAAATGAATCACAATCTACAAACATTATTCCCCATTCGCCAGAGGTAATTGAAATTCtggatattgatgatgatgctGAGATTAGTCATGCCATTCATATCAACAAAGAAACTTCTAATACACCTagtgaaaataataataacagtaataataataagagCAGTAATATCGGTGAAAAAGAAGGCCAAGATACTTCTAATGGTAAAAATagtgatgaaaatgaaatggatgaaataattttcaacaaCCCATATACGGAATTCACGAAGCCaccaattttcaataagaaGCAACaagataattcatcaattggaTCGTTTTCTCCAGATACTCCACCTCAAAGGAAGAAGTTTTCATCCTCTAACCTTGGACTAGATGAACAAGATGAACAAGATGCCTCTGATGACGAAGCAAATCTGTCATCAATCAGGAGATCTAATATTTTGGATAGACTTAACAAAATAACATCAGATATCCAAGAGCAGCTAAATCTAAATGATTTCGACTATGAATcttataataatgatactGATTTCTTACAGGATCTCAAAAGCTCTACCAACTCGTCTGATCCTAAAgatttaaatcaaaatcttgaaaaagataatgatgatgaatatagTTTCgatgattatgatgattatgatgattatgaggatgattattattatcgtaACGAAAGCGAGCCTGATGAGCAGAGAGATTCTGATGGTGTTGGTATAATAACACCCTTAACAAGCTCCAACTCATTAACTAACGGCATGGTTCCTTCTAAAACAGATATACTGGAGAAGAGAAAATCAAAACCTGTTCATGATATGTTTATTCCAGTACTCGGAAAATTTGACCTGTtagctgaaaaattagcTGAACTAGATGAACTAATATAA
- a CDS encoding DEHA2C05500p (similar to uniprot|P40088 Saccharomyces cerevisiae YER145C FTR1 High affinity iron permease), giving the protein MIQVSDYFSIEIFFIILRETLETAIIISVLLSFINQRSHSHDGSGNSVSSQRHAEEQRKLRLQVWAGAVIGLLICLVIGLVFITCFYIIGKDYWSYTERLWEGIFSLISSVIITVMGIGLLRINKVMKVKWWIKLGSAYNTEDNSGRLETSEGSDDIDSELSGTPVSQERPRKHSFTKKYFLAILPLITTLREGLEAVVFVGGIGMSQPPTSIPLSIVGGILVGSGIGYMLYKGGNKMSLQYFLIFSTCFLYIVSAGLMSRGVWFMELERYVRLCGGLDVSETGSGPGSYDIANSVWHVNCCNGLTDGWWMVLNAIIGWTNSATYGSVISYCTYWLFVSLWLEIKLYEEKSGVLPLVPIKWQLKRIKKKVKLYETRLKQQRESHQQHEVNTNEYHELDSNPSMEINPREAEGQLLLSND; this is encoded by the coding sequence ATGATTCAAGTTTCTGACTATTTCTCTATTGagatatttttcataataTTAAGAGAAACATTAGAAACtgctattattatatcaGTTTTGCTTTCATTTATAAACCAAAGATCACATTCCCATGACGGTTCAGGGAATTCGGTAAGTTCTCAAAGACATGCTGAAgaacaaagaaaacttaGACTTCAGGTGTGGGCGGGTGCTGTCATTGGTTTATTAATATGCCTCGTTATAGGATTGGTCTTTATTACATGcttttatattattggtaAGGATTATTGGTCGTACACTGAAAGATTATGGGAAGgaatattttcattgatttcGTCTGTAATTATCACCGTAATGGGCATTGGGTTATTACGAATTAATAAAGTTATGAAAGTTAAATGGTGGATTAAATTGGGCTCGGCTTATAACACCGAAGACAATAGCGGACGTCTTGAAACTAGCGAAGGGAGTGATGATATAGATAGTGAATTATCTGGCACTCCAGTAAGTCAAGAAAGGCCTCGAAAACATTCCTttacaaagaaatatttcttggCAATATTACCATTGATCACTACATTAAGAGAGGGTTTGGAAGCTGTGGTGTTTGTAGGTGGAATTGGTATGTCACAACCTCCAACCTCAATTCCGCTTTCGATTGTAGGGGGGATTCTAGTAGGTTCAGGCATTGGCTACATGTTGTATAAAGGTGGTAACAAAATGTCATTACagtatttcttaattttcCTGACATGTTTCTTGTACATAGTTAGTGCTGGATTGATGAGCAGAGGTGTTTGGTTCATGGAATTGGAAAGATATGTTAGGTTATGTGGTGGCTTGGATGTAAGTGAAACAGGAAGTGGTCCTGGATCGTACGATATTGCAAACAGTGTTTGGCATGTCAATTGTTGTAATGGATTAACTGATGGTTGGTGGATGGTCTTGAATGCTATTATTGGATGGACAAATTCAGCAACTTACGGTAGTGTTATCTCTTACTGTACATACTGGctatttgtttctttatgGTTGGAGATAAAATTATACGAAGAGAAACTGGGAGTATTACCATTGGTTCCAATTAAGTGgcaattgaaaagaataaagaagaaagtcAAATTATACGAAACCAGACTTAAACAGCAACGTGAATCTCACCAGCAACATGAAGTGAACACCAACGAATATCATGAACTAGACAGTAATCCATCTATGGAGATCAACCCTAGAGAAGCTGAGGGccaattattattgtcCAATGATTGA
- a CDS encoding DEHA2C05522p (similar to CA1492|IPF168 Candida albicans), translating into MVAYKNIALLALTFTIASVESLSIVGARPYIDKALSVFDIKTPNSQSEKPEIILTFAGPDDKPVPGDSPIVQCEASVPQLLNLQSVVIDPNPPLRGENLTFVAKGVLSQDIEDGAYVEVDVRYGFIKLLHQTFDLCEEITKIDLECPISKGQQVIEKKVEIPAEVPPGKYIVSARAYTKDDIFITCLSAMVEFPPL; encoded by the coding sequence ATGGTTGCCTACAAGAATATTGCTTTGTTGGCTTTAACCTTCACAATTGCCTCAGTTGAATCGTTATCAATTGTTGGGGCTCGTCCATACATTGATAAAGCATTATCAGTATTTGACATCAAGACTCCTAATTCGCAAAGTGAAAAACCCgaaattattttgactTTTGCTGGTCCAGACGATAAACCTGTTCCCGGAGATTCCCCTATTGTTCAATGTGAAGCTTCTGTGCCACAACTTTTGAATTTGCAAAGTGTAGTCATTGACCCAAATCCACCACTTAGGGGAGAAAACTTGACATTCGTGGCTAAGGGAGTTTTATCTCaggatattgaagatggaGCCTACGTTGAAGTCGATGTTAGATACGGTTTCATTAAATTGCTCCACCAAACCTTCGATTTGTGCGAGGAAATCACCAAGATTGACTTGGAATGTCCTATTTCAAAGGGTCAGCAAGTCATTGAGAAGAAGGTTGAAATTCCGGCTGAAGTCCCTCCTGGAAAGTACATTGTTAGTGCAAGAGCCTACACGAAGGATGATATCTTTATCACTTGCTTATCAGCCATGGTGGAATTCCCTCCTCTTTGA
- a CDS encoding DEHA2C05544p (similar to CA0686|IPF162 Candida albicans), with amino-acid sequence MSSFNNPFSQSQNNRTIGELEENHVRDGGRRKYSISEALGNSVNSQGGTFEFGGRSYVGGNTGVTNRASMNTMFSPAVHSGLSIHEQTANLASIGVTDDAGASKSSIKNSYAGNQVSEEISSETDGDYMSSSPPIPILGSIPGATRQFSGRIYSEPEAATDVEPLLINTSKKLYTDEYSTSSNNVEPNELEIGELGYKPIGEQKLTQEPSKIHRLLVQPLNYIPAVFLGTLLNILDGLSYGMIMFPISESIFSSLAPAGLSMFYVSCIVSQLVFSLGGSAFRAGIGSEMIEVTPFFHVMALSILEEIGSPDVNKDAIISTTIVTYAISSILTGLVFFLLGKLKLGSLVGFFPRHILVGCIGGVGYFLVVTGIEVSSRLEGGIYYNAPTFFYLFNDYITLLEWVVPLVLALILVVIQTRFHNSLLVPLFFIGVFIIFHLVVFFIPGWSLESAREYGWIFPEVEANEPWYSFYDLYKFRLVDWWCIVKQLPTMLALTFFGILHIPINVPALAATVKMDQIDVDRELVAHGYSNVLSGLLGSIQNYLVYTNSVLFIRAGADARLAGILLAIATGAVMVVGPVLIGYIPVCVVGALIYLLGYELLKEALYDTWGKLRRLEYSTIFIIVVVMGAWDFVYGVLVGILLACLLFVIEAARRPVVKGIYTGVVARSTVLRHPKQQEFLKDVGDQICVLKLQGTVFFGSIGGVEDVIRLRLENDKFKVNPIKFLVLDMKGVASVDFSAAEGFRRMLNLSNEFGVQLIISSVTDEDNIVKALRDAGLWDTDNDLDIQLFSTLNYALEWCENCFLSTYKLIRKKQKVTPMIQAIGTHFNSIASMGSPDADKVLPNHSMDIKYATPRTTQVYKAAERTVNYEQGIHNRLYAANDSLRKKPLPLIMITFSGLSDKNEKFWSKLTPYFIKEQIPEDYTFYDTSKDRPAFFIVESGLIRSVCKFETDGRELRSSILPMTAFGDLYDKGSNYRDMVYTTVNDTLTWKLSEAKLNEFLKTPDGYTVYNELLKIQAKLIRERFDTMTANLVISA; translated from the coding sequence ATGAGTTCATTCAATAATCCATTTTCACAGTCGCAGAACAATCGCACGATAGGGGAGTTGGAAGAAAACCATGTGCGAGATGGGGGCCGACGTAAATACTCTATTTCAGAGGCATTAGGCAATTCGGTGAATAGTCAAGGTGGGACGTTTGAGTTTGGGGGACGAAGTTATGTTGGAGGAAATACGGGTGTGACAAATCGAGCTAGCATGAATACGATGTTTTCACCAGCAGTACATTCGGGGTTGCTGATCCATGAACAGACGGCTAATTTGGCTAGTATTGGGGTCACAGATGATGCTGGTGCCTCGAAAAGCAGTATTAAGAATTCATACGCTGGTAACCAGGTCAGCGAAGAGATAAGCTCAGAGACCGACGGAGATTACATGAGTTCATCTCCACCAATTCCAATATTGGGATCGATTCCAGGAGCCACCAGACAGTTTCTGGGAAGAATATATAGTGAGCCAGAGGCCGCAACGGACGTCGAACCGTTGTTGATCAATACGTCGAAGAAATTATACACCGATGAGTATTCGACAAGTTCCAACAATGTGGAACCCAATGAGTTGGAAATAGGCGAGTTGGGTTATAAGCCCATTGGGGAACAGAAATTGACTCAGGAACCAAGTAAGATTCATAGATTGCTCGTCCAACCACTCAACTACATTCCTGCGGTGTTTCTCGGTACgcttttaaatatattggaCGGTTTATCTTATGGTATGATCATGTTTCCCATAAGTGAGTCGATATTCTCGTCATTGGCCCCGGCAGGGTTGTCCATGTTCTATGTTTCATGCATTGTGTCTCAGTTGGTATTTTCTTTGGGTGGCTCTGCGTTTAGAGCAGGTATTGGGTCAGAAATGATCGAAGTTACACCATTTTTCCACGTTATGGCATTGTCTATCTTAGAAGAGATTGGTTCGCCAGATGTAAATAAAGATGCCATCATATCTACAACTATAGTGACTTATGCAATCCTGTCCATTCTTACAGGATtagtcttcttcttattaggtaaattgaaattgggTTCTCTAGTGGGATTCTTTCCCAGGCATATTCTAGTGGGTTGTATTGGTGGGGTTGGTTACTTCTTAGTTGTTACTGGTATTGAAGTCTCGTCTAGGTTGGAAGGTGGCATTTACTACAACGCGCCTACATTCTTCTACTTGTTCAACGACTATATTACTCTATTGGAATGGGTTGTTCCTTTGGTTTTAGCTTTGATTCTAGTTGTTATCCAAACTAGGTTCCATAATAGTTTGTTGGTCCCATTATTCTTTATTGGAgtcttcattatatttcatCTTGTGGTGTTCTTTATTCCTGGATGGAGTTTAGAGTCTGCTAGAGAATATGGTTGGATTTTCCCCGAGGTTGAGGCAAATGAACCTTGGTACAGCTTCTATGATCTATACAAGTTCAGATTAGTAGATTGGTGGTGTATAGTCAAGCAACTCCCTACGATGTTAGCATTAACATTCTTCGGAATATTGCATATTCCAATCAACGTTCCAGCATTAGCTGCTACTGTAAAAATGGACCAGATTGACGTTGACCGAGAATTGGTTGCCCACGGATACTCAAATGTGTTATCTGGGTTATTGGGATCAATTCAAAACTATTTGGTTTACACCAATTCCGTTTTATTTATAAGAGCAGGTGCAGACGCCAGATTAGCGGGTATTTTACTTGCGATTGCTACTGGTGCAGTTATGGTTGTGGGTCCTGTGTTAATTGGATATATTCCTGTTTGTGTTGTTGGTGCTTTGATCTATTTATTGGgttatgaattattaaaggaAGCATTATATGACACATGGGGTAAGTTGAGGAGACTCGAATATTCCaccatatttattattgttgttgtaaTGGGTGCATGGGATTTTGTATACGGTGTTCTTGTGGGAATTTTATTAGcttgtttattatttgtcATCGAGGCAGCAAGAAGACCTGTGGTCAAAGGAATATATACTGGTGTAGTAGCCAGATCTACTGTCCTTAGGCACCCCAAACAACAAGAGTTCTTAAAAGATGTTGGAGATCAAATTTGTGTTCTCAAATTGCAGGGGACTGTATTTTTTGGATCTATTGGGGGAGTTGAGGATGTGATTCGGTTAAGACTTGAAAACGACAAATTCAAGGTAAATCCAATCAAGTTCCTCGTATTAGATATGAAAGGGGTTGCATCTGTTGACTTCTCTGCCGCTGAAGGGTTCAGAAGGATGTTAAACTTGTCGAATGAATTTGGTgttcaattgattatttcatCTGTGACAGATGAGGATAATATAGTCAAGGCCTTGAGAGATGCTGGATTGTGGGATACTGATAATGATCTTGATATTCAGCTTTTCAGCACCTTGAATTATGCATTGGAATGGTGTGAAAATTGCTTTTTGTCCACATACAAATTGATTAGGAAGAAACAAAAGGTCACACCAATGATCCAAGCAATTGGCACGcattttaattcaattgcGTCCATGGGATCACCGGATGCAGATAAGGTATTACCGAATCACTCAATGGATATCAAGTATGCTACTCCTCGTACCACCCAGGTATATAAGGCAGCAGAAAGAACCGTAAACTACGAACAAGGTATTCATAATCGCTTATATGCTGCCAATGATTCATTAAGGAAGAAACCGTTGCCATTAATTATGATCACATTTTCTGGGTTGTCAGACAAGAACGAAAAATTTTGGTCGAAATTGACGCCCTATTTCATCAAAGAGCAGATCCCCGAAGATTACACCTTTTACGATACGTCCAAAGACCGTCCTGCATTTTTTATTGTGGAATCTGGATTAATAAGGTCTGTTTGTAAGTTTGAAACCGATGGCCGTGAATTACGTTCCAGTATTTTACCAATGACTGCATTTGGTGATTTATACGACAAAGGTTCCAATTACAGAGATATGGTTTACACTACAGTCAATGATACGTTAACCTGGAAACTTTCTGAGGCCAAACTAAACGAGTTTTTGAAGACCCCGGATGGGTACACAGTATACaacgaattattaaagattcAGGCGAAATTAATCAGAGAAAGGTTTGATACTATGACAGCAAATCTTGTCATCTCAGCATAA